Within Candidatus Krumholzibacteriia bacterium, the genomic segment TCTCAGCAGCAGGTGTTGATTTTCGAGGCGGTTGGGGAACCGGGTCGGTCCTTGTTCTGGGTGCGCTGTGTTTCCAAAGGAGGCAGTGGGACGGGGAGAAGCAAATCAGGGCCCCGGGGAGGACGAGAGCCTGTGTCTCAGCCGACCTGCCTCGGGAGTTCGCGACGCTGCTGGAAGCCCTGATCGACCCTCTTGCGGTGTCCTATCGACAAGGAGAATCACGGATCTTCTTGATGACGGCGCAGATGTTGTCGGAGCAGGAGTACGGGGATCTCGCGGAAGCGCTGGCCAGCCTGCGTCTGGGGGCTCGCTCTTTTCCTGAGCTTCGATCCCAGCACGGGTTCCTGTACCATGGCCGCGCCGCGGGCTCGCGCGCCCGTGGACCGCCTCGGTGCGGGACGCGTGAGGGCCAGGAGCGGATGCCTCTCTACTTCCATCTCTTGAGTGACAAGGAAATCGACCGCCTTCAGGTCGTGCTCCGCATCATCCGTGACAATCGTGAGGGCGTGCTGGAGCTCTGGTACGAGCTCTACACCCTGCACTTCGGCCACGAGCGCACCTTCTCGGAAGCCGAGTTCAAGGAGTTCCTCGGCAGCGATCTGGATGCGGTGACCGGAGCGCTGCTCGAGCACGACGTGGTGGCGCTGGCGCAGAGGGTGCGTCGGGTGGGGGAGAGACTCCTGGAGCGCGCCGTACCCTTCGCGGAGATCATCGCCTCCATGCACCTCTTCGAGGAGAGCTGCAGCGTCTTTTTCCGCCGCAACCTCGCCGTCCTCGCCAGGGGTCCGGACATCATGCTCATCTTCGACAAGCTCTCCCACGTGCGCATGATCATCCTCGCCGAAGCCTACTTCGGTGCGCACCGGGCCCAGCAGCAGGCGCGCACCCAGGGTCTCGAGCGCGAGCTGCAGCGGCTCGACCCGGAGGCGGCGAAGCGGGAGAGCTTTCACGGCCTCATCGGCGCCAGCCCGGCCATGCGCCGCGTTTACGAGCGCGTGCAGACCGCCGCGCCTGGAGGGGCGTCCATCCTGATCACCGGGGAGAGCGGCACCGGGAAGGACGTGGTGGCGCGGGCCATCCACGAAGTGGGTGCCCGGCCCGGAGCCCCTTTCATCGCGGTGAACTGCGCCGCGCTGCCGCGGGAGCTCATCGAGAGCGAGCTCTTCGGCCACCGCAAGGGAGCCTTCAGCGGCGCCACCGGGGAGTACCTGGGGCTGGTGCGGGCCGCCGAGCACGGCACCTTGCTGCTCGATGAGATCACCGAGATGCCCCTGGAAACGCAGGCGAAGCTGCTGCGCGCTCTACAAGAACGGGTCGTGCGGCCGGTGGGCGCGACGACGGAAGTGGCCGTCGACCT encodes:
- a CDS encoding sigma-54 dependent transcriptional regulator codes for the protein MPLYFHLLSDKEIDRLQVVLRIIRDNREGVLELWYELYTLHFGHERTFSEAEFKEFLGSDLDAVTGALLEHDVVALAQRVRRVGERLLERAVPFAEIIASMHLFEESCSVFFRRNLAVLARGPDIMLIFDKLSHVRMIILAEAYFGAHRAQQQARTQGLERELQRLDPEAAKRESFHGLIGASPAMRRVYERVQTAAPGGASILITGESGTGKDVVARAIHEVGARPGAPFIAVNCAALPRELIESELFGHRKGAFSGATGEYLGLVRAAEHGTLLLDEITEMPLETQAKLLRALQERVVRPVGATTEVAVDLRFVASTNRPVREVIAAGKLREDLYYRLKVHTIELPPLRERLADLPLLVEHFIALFNRRYPRALRGIEEEALQALRAYSWPGNVRELMNAIEVAFAYGRTDTIRLEDLPAEISGKQAAVAASGDVFDALTPIPTFEESEKLLLERALDATHGNKLRAAKMLGISRKQLYAKIKKYGIELAEA